AGCAACCAGGCGTTCGGCGTGTTCCATCCCTATGGCACGTCCACCACCCAGGTGCTCTGGACCGGCGACGGCCAGACCACGAACAACATCGGCTACATGGGCGCCACCACCAGCGGCGCGAGCAACCGGTTGTCGCAGGCCTTCGGTGTGTATTCGTTTGCTACCGGATGCGGTGCTTATGCAACAGGCAACTACTCGGTTGCATTCGGCAACAACGCCACGGCCACGGCAGGCGGCGCGCAGGCGTTCGGCAACTCCGCGCTGGCGTCAGGAATCGGCAGCGTCGCGGTGGGCATCAGTTCGGCATCGACTGGCGTATCGAGCGTGGCAATGGGCTCGCGCGCCACAGCCTCCGGCGATCACGCGCTCGCGCTGGGCTACCGCTCCACGGCGGTCGCCGCCGACTCCGTCGCGATCGGCCCGTCCGCGACCGCCAACACCGCCAGCTCCATGGCCGTCGGCAGTCTGGCAACGGCGACAGGCACCAACACGATTGCATTGGGTGCTTCGGCGCTGGGCAGCGCCAATGCTGCCACCGCGGTCGGCAGCAATGCCCAGGCCGCCTTGAATTCGGTCTCGGTGGGTCAGGCAGCGCTTTCCAACGGTGGTTCCTCGGTCGCCGTTGGGCAGGGCAGTCAGTCCGCGGGATTGGAAGCCACTGCAGTGGGACAGCTGAGTATCGCCTCGGCACAGAACAGTTCCGCGCTCGGCCAGAACAGCCAGGCCACCGGTGTGCAGGGCACTGCGCTGGGTGAAAGCACCGTCGCCAGCGGCCCGCAATCGAGTGCGCTGGGACAGGCCGCCCGGGCAACCGTGGCCAACACCACGGCTGTCGGTCAGAACGCCGCGGCCACTGGCGTGCGCGCGATGGCGGTCGGGCAGGGTTCTGCAGCCAACAGCCAGGATGCGATGGCGGTGGGTCAGGCGGCGCAGGCGCTCGCCATCAACACCAGCGCCGTCGGCCAGGCGGCCAATGCTTCGGCCATCGGCGCCACCGCACTGGGCTTCCAGAGCGGCGCCAGCGGTCTGCGCGCCACGGCGCTGGGCAACAACTCACGCGCGACACAGACCGCCAGCACGGCGGTCGGCGGCTGGATCGATCGCAATGGCAACGGTCTGGTCGAGGCCGGCGAATTCACCAGCGCAACGGCCACCGATGCGACCGCACTGGGAACCGCGTCCACTGCCAGCGCGGCCGACGCGACGGCGCTGGGCTTCTCCGCGACAGCCTCGGCCATCAACTCAGTGGCGCTCGGCACCGGCTCCATTGCTGACCAGGCCAATACCGTCTCCGTTGGCACCGCCGCGGCGCAGCGCAAGATCGTCAATCTCGCTCCCGGCACCGCCGCGACCGATGGCGTCAACGTCAGCCAGCTCGACGCCGTGATCCAGACCACCGACGGCATCCGCTACTTCCAGGCCGATGGCCTGGGCGACGGCACCGACGATGCACAGGTGACGGCAGGCACCAATGGCGTGGCGGTGGGCAGTTCTGCAACGGCGACGGGTGCCGGCGCGGTCGCAGTGGGTGCCTCCGCGTTCGCGGCGGGCCCGGGCGACCTGGCCGTTGGCAGCAATGCCAGCGTCCTCGCCGACCAGAGCACGGCGGTCGGTTCCGACAGCGTGATCGCCGTTGGCGCGACGCAGGCCTCGGCGTTCGGTGCCACCAGCAATGTCAGCGGCGCGCAGGGAACGGCGCTGGGCTTCGGCGCCAGCGTCACCGCCGACGGTGCGATCGCCGTCGGCAGCCAGTCGGCTGCCTCGGGCAGCAATGCGGTTGCGCTGGGCCTGGGTACGCAGGCCATCGGTAGCGGCAGCACCGCACTCGGCGGCGGCGCGATCGTGCAGAGCGATGGCAGCGTCGCGGTGGGCAACGGCGCCGGCGTCATCGGCGGTGCCACGCAGGCCACGGCGATCGGCACCGGCGCCTTCGTCGCGGACACCGGTTCGAACGCGGTGGCACTCGGCGCGAACTCCGTCGCAGACCAGGCCAGTACCGTTTCCGTGGGCAGCGCCGGCAGCGAGCGCCGCATCGTCAACGTCGCCGCGGGCACCGCGCCGACCGATGCGGTCAACGTCAGCCAGCTCGGCGCCGTGACCGGCGATACGCGCTACTTTCAGGCCGAAGGCCTGAACGACGGAAGCGACGACGCGCAGGCGATCGGTTCGCGCTCGATCGCCAGCGGCCCGAACTCGGTGGCCAGCGGCCAGAGCTCCATGGCGATCGGCTACCGCAGCAACGCCAGCAGCACGCTCGGCGTCGCCATCGGCAGCTGGAACGACACCAACGCCAACGGCATCGTCGATGCCGGCGAGGTCACGCAGGCGACGGGCGCCGGCGGCGTTGCCGTGGGCAGCGCCGCGCAGTCCAACGGCTTCGGTTCGGTGGCGATAGGGTCCAGCAGCCGCGGGCTGGTCGATGCCAGCACGGCAGTTGGTACCGATTCGGAGGCGTCCGGCCTTGGCGGTGCCGCATTCGGGTACCAGTCACGGGCGACCACCACCGCCAGCACGGCATTGGGTGCAGGTGCGGCTGCCACGGGCATCCGCAGCACAGCCGTGGGCACGCTGTCCGTGGCCAGCGGCGACAACACCATCGGCATCGGCTTCCAGTCCAGCTCGGTGGGCGCCAACGGCATCGCGATCGGCAACACCAGCCAGGTCAACTCGGTCGACGGTCTCGCGCTGGGCACCAACGCGGTAGTGGCCGCGAACGACCCCAGCGGCACTCCGATGAGCCGCGGCATCGCGATCGGCAACAACAGTCGCGCCAACAATTCCGATGCGACGGCGGTCGGCGCCAACGCGATCGCCAATGGCCAGAACAGCGTCGCCTTCGGTACCGCATCGAACGCGCAGGGGCCGCAGGCCAGCGCGATCGGGCAGAACGCCCGAGCCATCGGCAGCAATTCGGTGGCACTGGGCACGTCGGCGCTGGCGCAGGGCAATGTCAGCACGGCACTCGGCCAGAACGCGACCGCGACCGGTTCATTGAGCGTCGCACTCGGACAATCGGCTGACGCCACCGCCAGCGAGTCGCTGGCCGTGGGCAACAACGCCCAGGCGACCGGATCCAACTCGACGTCGCTCGGGCGGTCGGCCAACGCCTCGCAGGCGGGCTCGCTGGCGTTGGGCGCCGACACCGTCGCTTCGGCGGTCGACGCGTTCGCCGGCGGTCGCGGCAGCGCCGCGGTCGGAATCGGCAGCACCGCATTGGGTGCCGCCAGCCGCGCGGCAGGTCCGGACGACACGGCGGTGGGCAGCGGTGCCCAGGTGCTGGCCGATCAGAGCACGGCAGTCGGTGCAGACAGCACGATCGCTGTCGGTGCAGTCCAGTCATCGGCGTTTGGAGCGACCAGCAATGTCGCCGCTGCGCAAGGTACGGCGCTCGGCTTCGGTACCAGCGTCACCGGCGTTGGCGGCGTGGCGCTTGGCACCGGCTCGGTGGCCAATCGCGGCAATGCAGTCTCGGTCGGGACCGCGGCGTCGCAGCGGCAGATCATCAACGTCGCCGCGGGCACCGCGCCGACCGATGCGGTCAATGTCAGCCAGCTCTCGACGGCTACCAGCGGGCTGCGCTATTTCAAGGCCGCCGGGCTCAACAATGGCAGCGACGACGCGCAGGCCACCGGCTTGGTATCGGTCGCGGCCGGCGCCAGCGCGATCGCCAACCAGGAGAGCACCACGGCAATCGGCAGCGACGCACAAGCCACTGCCGCGTTCGCCACGGCGCTGGGCCGCTCGGCCCATGCCTTCGGCACCGCATCGACGTCGCTGGGCCAGTTCAGCCAGACCGACGGAATCAACTCGGTGGCCGTCGGCGCGGATTCGTGGGCGCAAGCCGACAGCGCCATCGCGGTCGGGCAGGCGAGCATCGCCCGCGGCGTGGGCAGCATTGCCATCGGCCGCACCAGCATTGCCGCCGGACCGGACGACACGACGGTCGGCAATAACGCCAGGGTCGAGGCCGACCAGGGCACGTCCATCGGCGCCGGTGCGGTCATCGCCAGCGGCGCCAGCCAGGCCTCGGCACTGGGTGCGACCAGCAGCGTGACCGCAGCGCAGGGCACGGCACTGGGCTTCGGCAGCAGTGTTACGGCGATCAATGCCGTGGCGCTCGGCGCAGGCTCGGTTGCCGACCAGGCCGGAACGGTTTCGGTCGGCACGGTCGGCGGCGAACGCCGGATCGTGAATGTCGCCGTCGGCATTGCGCCGACGGATGCAGTAAACGTCAGCCAGCTCAACACTGCCGTGGCCGGAAATCGCCACTTCAAGGCGCAGAGCACGGTGTTGGGTGATGACGCCATCGCCAGCGGCCTGGGCTCGATGGCGGCGGGCGCACTGGCCGAAGCCAGCGGCTTGCGTTCGGTCGCGGTCGGCAGCGACAGCACCGCCAGTGGCGACCTGTCGATGGCCGTCGGCGGTGATTCACTCGCCAGCGGCACCGGATCGATGGCCCTCGGGCGGCTCGCGCAGGCCACCGGTGACGGCAGTGTGGCGCTAGGCATCGGTTCGGTTGCCGATCGCGGCAGCGCTCTGTCGCTCGGCACGGCCGGCAACGAACGGCAGATCATCCACGTCGCCGCGGGCACGGCGCCGACGGATGCGGTCAACGTCAGCCAGCTGGCCGATGCAACCACCGACAACCGGTATTTCCAGGCAGACGGCCTCAACGATGGCAGTGACGATGCGCAGGTCGCGGTCGGCACGCGCGCGGTTGCGATGGGCGCCTTGTCCAATGCCAGTGGTGCCAACAGCGTGGCCATCGGCATGCAGGCGACGGCCTCGGCCAGTGGCGCGTTCGCGGCCGGGTTCGCGGCCAACGCCTCCACCGAAGGCGCGGTCGCCATCGGCCGCAATGCCGCGGCCGGAGGCGGGGCATCGGTGTCCATCGGCGATGGCAACACCGCCAGCGGCAATGGCGCGGTGGCCATCGGCGATCCCAATGTCGCCACCGGTGATGGCGCCGTTGCGCAGGGCCTGGACAACACCGCCACCGGCAACGGTGCGCTGGCCGTGGGCCACACCAACAGCGCCATCGGCCAAGGGGCGGTTGCGCTGGGCTTCCAGTCGCAGGCGCAGCAGGCCGGTGCACTGGCCATTGGCGACACGGCGGTGTCGTCGGTGACCGGCGCGGTCGCGCTGGGTTCCGGATCGGTCTCCGATCGCGCACTCGCGCCGACCACCGGATCGATCCCGACCGGGTCGACCGCCATACCCATCGACACCACCGATGCGACGCTGCTTGGCGCGGTCTCGGTCGGTTCGGGGACGTCGTATCGCCAGATCACCCACGTCGCCGACGGCACGCAAGCCCAGGACGCGGTGACGATCCGGCAGTTGCAGGGTGCGTTGAACGCGGTCACCACGACCAGTTCGACCTACTTCCACGCCAACTCCGTTCTCGGCGATTCGCTCGCGGTCGGAACCGATTCGATCGCCGTCGGCCCGACCACCGTGGTCAACAGCGACAACGGCATCGGCATCGGCAATGGCGCCGTGATCGACGCGGCCGCACCGGGTGCGATAGCAATCGGCCGCGACACGCAGGTGTTGCTTGCCTCCGGCGTCGCCGTTGGTAGCCAGGCGCAGGTCACCGCCGAGCAGGGCGTGGCGCTGGGTGCCGGTTCAACCGCGAATCACGCCCTGAGCGTGGCGCTGGGTTCGGCGTCGCAGACCACGGTCGGTGCGCAGAGCGGCTATACCGCCTATGCGCTGGCCGCACCGCAGAACTCGTTCGGCGAGGTCTCGGTGGGCAGTGCGGGGGCGGAGCGCAAGGTCACCAATGTCGCAGCGGGCAGCGCCGCCACGGATGCGGTCAACGTCGGCCAGCTGTCGACGATGAGCCAGAACGTGGTGGCGATGTTCGGCGGTGGTGCGGCGGTTGGCCCGGGTGGAGCCATCACGCCGCCCAGCTACACCATCGGCGGCAACGTGTTCAACGATGTCGGCAACGCCTTGGCCAACCTGGACGGTCGCGTGACCAGTATCGAGGTCAACGGCAGCGGTGGTGGCCCTGGCCGGGATCCGCGGTTTGCCGCCAACGGCGACCGCGCCACGGCTTCGGCGACCGGCAGCAACAGCGTGGCCGCCGGCGATGGTGCCAGTGCGACCGCGGCCAACAGCGTTGCCGTCGGCGCGAACTCGGTCGCTGACCGTGCCAACACGGTCTCGGTCGGCTCCACCGGCAATGCGCGCCAGGTGGTCAATGTGGCGCAGGGAACCGCGGCGACCGATGCGGTCAACGTGCAGCAGATGTCCAACCAGGCAGCGGTGACGCTCAACCAGGCCAACGCCTACACCGACCAGCAGATCAACCAGATCGTCACCCTGCCGATGCAGGCGATCGAGGACCTGCGCGGCGAGGTCAACGACGAGTTCCGCGCGACCGACCAGCGCATCAACCGCCAGGGCGCGATGACCGCGGCGATGGTGCACATGGCCAGCAGCGCGGCCAACATCCAGACCCTCAACCGTGTTTCGGTCGGTGCCGGTTATGCGGAAGGAGAGGAAGCACTGGCGGTGGGCTACCAGCGGCTGGTCAAGCGCAACGTCTCGCTGTCGGTGGGCGCGGCGTTCAGTGGCAGCGAGCAGTCGGCCGGCGTCGGTATCGGCATCGGCTGGTGATCGCGCAAGCGTCCCGGTCTCCGCGACCGGGACGCTATGTTGCACACCGCGGCGGCGAGGCCGACGCCGTCGCCATGTACCATGCCCGGCTACGTCAACCCAATTCGAGGCAAGGCATGTCCATTTCGATGTACGACGCGTCGGTTCCGGTGTTCAGGCAGATGCTCGGCGCCATGGCCGGCCTGCTGGAAAAGGCCGAGGCCTACGCCGGCGAGAAGAAGATCGACGGCGGCGTGCTGCTGCAGGCGCGGCTGTTCCCGGACATGTTCCCGCTGGTGCGCCAGGTGCAGATCGCCTGCGATTTCGCCAAGAGCGTCCCGGCGCGCCTGGCCGACGTCGAGGTTCCGGCCTACGACGACACCGAGCAGGACTTCGCCCAGCTGCATGCGCGCATTGCGCGCACGCTGGCCTTCATGGACGGCCTCGACCCGCTGCTGTTCGAAGGCAGCCAGGAGCGCGAGATTGTGCTGCGTCCGGGCACGCCGAAGGAGCGTCGCTTCACCGGCCAGGCCTACCTGCTGCACTATGGCCTGCCGCAGTTCTACTTCCACGTTACAACCGCATATGCCCTGCTGCGCCACAACGGCGTTGCGGTGGGCAAGCTGGATTTCATGGGCGTGCGCTGATCTGAAGTCCCGGGAGTCGAGGCGATGTCCGGCGTCGATCTGACCGTTGGCATGGAGCACAGGGAGCGGGCGCTGGTCCGCAACCTGGGGACTGTCGCGCTGGTGGCCATTGCCTGGTTCCTTGCCACCGTCGTCGCGCTGCAGGTGCTGCGCGACGATCTCGACTGGATCCGGGTGCCGCTGAGCTTCTATCTCGTCGGGCCGTACGGGCCCTGGCTGCAGTTCGCCTACATCGCCCTGGCCAGCGCGATCGCGATGCTGGCCATTGGCTACTACCGCGTCATCCGCACGCCCGGCGGCAAGGCGGTGCTGTCTCTGTTCATGCTCGGTGCCGTGGCGCTGGCCATCACCGCCCAGGCCGAAACCGATCTTGGCGGCGGGCGCGAACTGACCCTGGGCGCCTACATCCACGCCATCTCCGCGCCCCTGGCATTCCTCGGCACGACCCTGGGGATGCTGTGGCAGTCCTGGCGCTTCCGCGCGGACCCGCGCTGGCGGCGCTGCTTTGCCATCGCCTTCGGTCTGGCGGTGGTCTGCTTCGGCGCGCTGTGGGCGCATGCGCTGTTGCGCGATCTGCCCCGCGGCCTGAGCCAGAAGGCCGTGGTCCTGGCGATCCTCGCCTGGCTGGCCCTGGCGGCCAGATGGCTGCGCCAGGCGCCGCTGATGAATCGAGATTAATCAATCACTTGGGCGGTGGGTCGGGTCGCTCCCCGACGGCGCTTACAATGCGCACCATGCTGCTCAATATCGCCGCCTACCACTTCACCCCCATCCAGCACCCCCAGGACCTTGCCGCACAGCTGCAAGCGCGTGCGCAGGACCTGGGCCTGCGCGGCTCCATGCTGGTGGCCGGTGAGGGCATCAACCTGTTCCTGGCCGGAACCGACGCCGCCATCCACGGTTTCCTCGACGCCTTGCGTGTGCAGGACGGCTTTGCCGATCTCATCGTCAAGTTCAGCCGCAGCCGGCGCCAGCCGTTCGCGCGGCTGAAGGTGAAGGTCAAGCCGGAGATCATCAGCTTCCGCCGCGACAATGCTTCACCGCTGACGGGACGGGCACCAGCAGTGCTGCCCGAAACGCTGGCGCGCTGGCTGGACCAGGGCCACGACGATGCCGGCAAGCGCGTGGTGATGCTCGACACGCGCAACCGCGAGGAGTTCGGCTACGGCACGTTCAACGAAGCGCTGACCCTGCCGATCGACAACTTCACCGACCTGCCGCAGGCGCTGGAACCGCATCGCGAAGCACTGAGCGACGCCACGGTGGTGAGCTTCTGCACCGGCGGCATCCGTTGCGAGAAGGCCGCGCTGTGGATGCAGGCGGAGGGAATGAGCAACGTATTGCAGCTCGATGGCGGCATTCTGGGGTACTTTGAACGCGTTGGCGGTCGCCATTACGACGGTCGCTGCTTCGTGTTCGACGAGCGCGTGGCGCTCGACCCGGGACTGCAACCCCTGATCGATGACGCTGCCTGAGGGCAGTCGAGCGCGGTCCGGTGGTTGCCGCCGGACGTTTGCCGACGGCGCCTGCGCCGCGGAACCCTGACAAGTGAGGACACTGATGGCACCAGCACGAGTGATCGAAACTGCGGCCGATAGTCGGCGCGTCAGCAGGCACGCAAGCAGGCACATCGCCTTGTCCATGGTGGCAGCCGCCACGCTGCTGCTGGCCGCGTGCGAGAAGCAGGCGCCGGTCAACAGTGCCCCGCCGGAGGAAATCACCGCACCCGCACCGGCCGCCAACCCGCAGCCGGACGTCAACGCCGAGCCGGTCGAGCGCGCTGCACCGCCGATGGTCAAGGCCGTGGCGATGGGCGAGTTCGAGCCGGGCAATCCGGTGGCGACGGCGGTGACGGGCAAGCTCACGATCGAAGACAACATGATGCGTGGCGACAACGGCGCCAGCTTCACCACCGAGCGCGTGGCGATCGTCAATGGCGCCGACCAGTACTCGCCAGGCAGCACCTATGCCCAGGCGATGATGGTGGCGGCCGACCAGGAAATCGAACTGCGCCGCGTGCTCGAGGAAACACCGCCGACGCAGATGCCGTCGAATGCCATGTGCGGCGGCAGCCAGACCGGCTTCATCGCATTGGCCAAGGTGAAGGAGGCCGGCGGCGACATGGTCAAGGTGATCGGCCTGAAGGGCAGCGACATGCCGGCGGCGAGCGCCAAGGGTATCGAGCTGTGCGCGTGCACGATGTACCTCGCGGCCGTCGCGCCGCCGAAGGCCTGAGCGTTACCGCGGGGGCGCGCTAGCGCAGCCAGTCAACCGCGCCGCGTCCGGCGCGCAGGCCGCTGGCGAAGCAGGCGGTCAGCAGATAGCCACCTGTCGGCGCTTCCCAGTCGAGCATCTCGCCCGCGCAGAACAAGCCCGGCATTGAGCGGATCATCAGCGCGTCATCGAGCGCTTCCAGGCGCACGCCGCCGGCGCTGCTGATCGCTTCGGCGATCGGACGCGGACGCAGCAACCGGAGTGGCAGTCGCTTGATCGTGCGTGCCAGCACCGCATCATCGTGCAGCGCCTGCTGGTCCAGCACCTCATGCAGCAACCCGGCCTTCACGCCCGCGATGCCGGCGTGGCGCCGCAGGTGCTCGCTCAGGCTGCGGCCGCCGCGCGGGCGGGCCAGATCGTGTTGCAGGCGCGGCAGGTCGCGGCCCGGTGCCAGGTCCAGTTCGATGCGGGCCTCGCCGTGGGCGGCGATCGCATCGCGCAACGTCGCCGACAGGGCATAGACCAGGCTGCCTTCGATACCGGTCGCGGTGACGACGCATTCGCCCTGGAGTTCGTGGTGCACACCGGAGGCATCGCGCCAGTGGGCGACGACCGGTTTCAGCGGCGCGCCGGCATGGCGGGTGGCGAAGTGCTCGCTCCAGCCGATGTCGAATCCGCAGTTGGACGGTTGCAGCGGGGCGACGTCGACGCCGCGCGCCAGCAGCAGCTCCTGCCAGGCACCGTCCGAGCCGAGCTCGGGCCAACTGCCACCGCCGAGCGCCAGGACGGTGGCGTCGCAGCGCAGGACGACTTCGCCATCGGGCGTGCCGAAACGCAGGGCGCCGTCATCCGTCCAGCCCAGCCAGCGGTGCTGCACGTGGAAGCTCACACCCGATTCGCGCAGCCGCCGCACCCAGCCGCGCAGCAGCGGCGCTGCCTTGCGGTCCATCGGGAACACCCTGCCTGACGTGCCGACATAGGTTTCGATGGCGAACCCGCTGCGCGCCCATTCGCGCAAGGCATCGGCATCGAAATCGTCGAGCCAGGCGGCGACTTCGCTGCGGCGCGAACCGTAGCGCAGGTCGAACCCGGGCCGCGGCTCGCCGTGGGTGAGGTTGAGGCCGCCCTTGCCGGCGATCAGGAATTTGCGGCCGACCGAGCCCTTGCCTTCGAACAGGTCCACCTGCAGTCCCGACGCGCGGGCGACTTCAGCCGCCATCAGGCCGGCGGGGCCACCGCCGATGATGGCCAGGCGAGCAGGGGGGCGGGTCTGGGAGGGCATCGGCGGGAAGGCTGCGGGGGAGGGGAATTATGCCTGCTTGGCCAGGTTGCCTTGGCATGCCCCCTTGTGCGGCAAAGGACGGGGCTTGGGGCGTGGGCGCACTTTGGCTAAGGTGGCCTCATCCCTGGGGAGCAGATCAACGCATGTCTTTGCGATTCATTCCGGCGCAATGCGCCGTACTCGGCCTGGCGCTGGTGGTGCATGGCGCCGTTTCTGCACAGCAGGTCGCGCCCGCGTCCACCTTGCCGCCGCAACTGCAGGACTTCGACGCCTACGTCGAAGGCGTCCGCAAGCAGTTCGATGTGCCGGGGATCGCCGTCGCCATCGTCAAGGACGGCCAGATCGTGCTCGAACGCGGCTTCGGCGCGCGCGAGACGGCGGGCAACGGCAAGCCGGTCGACGCCAGCACCCTGTTCGCGATCGCCTCCAACACCAAGGCCTTCACCGCTGCGGCCCTGTCGATCCTGGCCGACGAAGGCAAGCTCAGTCTCGACGACCGCGTCACCGACCACCTGCCGTGGTTCCGCATGTCCGACCCGTACGTCACCCGCGAGATGCGCGTGCGCGACCTGCTGGCGCATCGCAGCGGCCTCGGCCTGGGGGCCGGCGACCTGCTGTACTGGCCCGGCACCGACTACAGCACCGAAGAGGTCGCGCGACGCCTCAAGGACGTCCCACTGACCGGCAGCTTCCGTGGCCAGTACGCCTACGACAACATCCTCTACGGCGTCGCCCAGCTGGTGATCGAAAAGGCCAGCGGACAGTCCTATGCGCAGTTCCTGCAGCAGCGCATCTTCACCCCGCTGGGCATGCGCGACACGCGCTTCAACAGCGATGCGCTGCGCCCGCGCGACAACGTCGCCACCGGCTATGCGAAGGCCGACTTCAAGGACCTGCAACCGGCGCCGCGGATGTCGTGGGGCAATGTCTCCGGTGCCGGCGGCATCTACTCCAGCGTGCACGACATGAGCCAATGGATGCGCATGCAACTGGCCGGCGGCACCTACCGCGACGCGCATGGCAACGAGCAGCGCTTGTTCAGCGAGGAGCGCCAGCAGGGCATGTGGTCGGTGCTCACGCCCATCCCGGTCGCCAAGCCTTCCGTGCCGGAACTTGAAGCGGCCAGGCCCAATTTCCTCGGCTACGGTGAAGGCTGGCAACTGTCGGACTACCGCGGACGCAAGCTGGTCTGGCACACCGGCGGCTGGCCGGGAATGGTGTCGCGCCTGACCCTGGTGCCGCAGCACAAGCTGGGCGTGATCGTGCTGACCAATGCCGAGGTCGGCGGCGCATTCAATGCCGTGACCATGCGCGTGCTCGATGCCTACCTCGACGCGCCGAAGACGGACTGGACCGCCGCCTACGCAGCCGCCTTGGCCAAGTCGCAGGGCAAGGCCGACGAGGACTGGCAGAAGCACCTCGCCGCGCGCGCAGCCGCCGCTCCGCCGTCGCTGCCGCTGGCACGCTACGCCCGCACCTACCGCGACCCCTGGTACGGCGACGTCATCGTCGAGCGGCGCGGCGACAAGCTGGTCATGCGCTTCGGCCACACGCCGGAACTGGTGGGTGAACTCACCCCGTGGCAGAACGACACCTTCGTCGTCCGCTGGAACGAGCGCTGGCTCAACGCCGATGCATTCGTCAGCTTTGCCCTCGATGCCGATGGCGGGATCCGGGAAGCGCGGATGGAGGCGATCTCGCCGCTGACCGACTTCAGTTTCGACTTCCACGACCTGCGCCTGGAACCGGTGGCCGACGACAAGGCCGGCAAGGTATCCGGCTGAGGTTCGCTTCTCACAGTCGCCTCACGGCGCAGGCAGGAGGCTGGTTCGATGAACGATGACGAGCGCTGGTGGCCCGACACCCAGGACATCCCGCGCCTGGTGCGGGCGATCTACGAGTGCATCTCCGGTCCGGCCGGGGCACCGCGCGACTGGGCCCGCTTCCGCTACCTGCAGCATCCGCAGGCGCGCAGCCTGCGCACGGTGGTCGATGCCGACGGCGGTACGCGCGCGATGGTGTTCGACGTCGACAGCTACATCGACGACGTCGCGCCGTTCTTCGCCGCCAATGCCTTCCATGAAGTCGAGATCGAACAGCGCGTGGAGCGCTTCGGCCAGGTCGCGCATGTCTGGAGCCGCTATGAAGCGCGACCGGCGCCGGACTCGCCGGTGCTGCTCAAGCGCGGCGCCAACAGCATCCAGCTGTGCCATGAGCATGGGCGCTGGTGGGTGTTCAGCACCATCTGGGACAACGAGCGCGAAGGTGTAGTGTTCGACTTGTGGTGATCCCCATGCTGGCGCATCGATGCAATGCTGCGCGTGCACGGTTGGAACACTGACGCTCTGGGATCGCGGGCCATTCGCCCCCAGATCGTCGCCATGCGCCAAGGAGTGCCGCCATGATTCCGTTTTCCGTTCTCGACCTCGCCCCGATCACCGAAGGCAGCGACGCCGCGCAGGCGTTTGCCAACAGCCTCGACCTGGCCCAGCACGCCGAGCGCCAGGGCTATCACCGTTACTGGCTGGCCGAGCACCACAACATGCCGGGCATCGCCAGCGCCGCCACCGCAGTACTGATCGGCCATGTCGCCTGTGGCACGCAGACGATCCGCGTTGGTGCCGGCGGGGTGATGCTGCCCAACCACGCGCCGCTGCAGGTGGCCGAGCAGTTCGGCACGCTGGAGGCGCTGTATCCCGGGCGCATCGACCTGGGCCTGGGGCGTGCTCCCGGCACCGACCACGCCACCGCACATGCCCTGCGTCGGTACTTCGAGGCCGCCGACATGTTTGCCCAGGACGTGGTGGAGCTGCTGCATTATTTCGAGCCGGTGCACGCCGGTCAGGCGGTACGTGCCGTGCCCGGCGCCGGCCTGGACGTGCCGGTATGGCTGCTTGGCTCGAGCCTG
Above is a genomic segment from Lysobacter sp. S4-A87 containing:
- a CDS encoding DUF1993 domain-containing protein, which codes for MSISMYDASVPVFRQMLGAMAGLLEKAEAYAGEKKIDGGVLLQARLFPDMFPLVRQVQIACDFAKSVPARLADVEVPAYDDTEQDFAQLHARIARTLAFMDGLDPLLFEGSQEREIVLRPGTPKERRFTGQAYLLHYGLPQFYFHVTTAYALLRHNGVAVGKLDFMGVR
- a CDS encoding YadA-like family protein: MSTHAHHHHAAAGSRASSSVRLRNLAVVIGLLLATPHAMGANTAINGGFNQSTTGTGSGYAFGSHGSVVLNGDEDFCGADNVIGRSNQTTGITADQEYLRFESNQAFGVFHPYGTSTTQVLWTGDGQTTNNIGYMGATTSGASNRLSQAFGVYSFATGCGAYATGNYSVAFGNNATATAGGAQAFGNSALASGIGSVAVGISSASTGVSSVAMGSRATASGDHALALGYRSTAVAADSVAIGPSATANTASSMAVGSLATATGTNTIALGASALGSANAATAVGSNAQAALNSVSVGQAALSNGGSSVAVGQGSQSAGLEATAVGQLSIASAQNSSALGQNSQATGVQGTALGESTVASGPQSSALGQAARATVANTTAVGQNAAATGVRAMAVGQGSAANSQDAMAVGQAAQALAINTSAVGQAANASAIGATALGFQSGASGLRATALGNNSRATQTASTAVGGWIDRNGNGLVEAGEFTSATATDATALGTASTASAADATALGFSATASAINSVALGTGSIADQANTVSVGTAAAQRKIVNLAPGTAATDGVNVSQLDAVIQTTDGIRYFQADGLGDGTDDAQVTAGTNGVAVGSSATATGAGAVAVGASAFAAGPGDLAVGSNASVLADQSTAVGSDSVIAVGATQASAFGATSNVSGAQGTALGFGASVTADGAIAVGSQSAASGSNAVALGLGTQAIGSGSTALGGGAIVQSDGSVAVGNGAGVIGGATQATAIGTGAFVADTGSNAVALGANSVADQASTVSVGSAGSERRIVNVAAGTAPTDAVNVSQLGAVTGDTRYFQAEGLNDGSDDAQAIGSRSIASGPNSVASGQSSMAIGYRSNASSTLGVAIGSWNDTNANGIVDAGEVTQATGAGGVAVGSAAQSNGFGSVAIGSSSRGLVDASTAVGTDSEASGLGGAAFGYQSRATTTASTALGAGAAATGIRSTAVGTLSVASGDNTIGIGFQSSSVGANGIAIGNTSQVNSVDGLALGTNAVVAANDPSGTPMSRGIAIGNNSRANNSDATAVGANAIANGQNSVAFGTASNAQGPQASAIGQNARAIGSNSVALGTSALAQGNVSTALGQNATATGSLSVALGQSADATASESLAVGNNAQATGSNSTSLGRSANASQAGSLALGADTVASAVDAFAGGRGSAAVGIGSTALGAASRAAGPDDTAVGSGAQVLADQSTAVGADSTIAVGAVQSSAFGATSNVAAAQGTALGFGTSVTGVGGVALGTGSVANRGNAVSVGTAASQRQIINVAAGTAPTDAVNVSQLSTATSGLRYFKAAGLNNGSDDAQATGLVSVAAGASAIANQESTTAIGSDAQATAAFATALGRSAHAFGTASTSLGQFSQTDGINSVAVGADSWAQADSAIAVGQASIARGVGSIAIGRTSIAAGPDDTTVGNNARVEADQGTSIGAGAVIASGASQASALGATSSVTAAQGTALGFGSSVTAINAVALGAGSVADQAGTVSVGTVGGERRIVNVAVGIAPTDAVNVSQLNTAVAGNRHFKAQSTVLGDDAIASGLGSMAAGALAEASGLRSVAVGSDSTASGDLSMAVGGDSLASGTGSMALGRLAQATGDGSVALGIGSVADRGSALSLGTAGNERQIIHVAAGTAPTDAVNVSQLADATTDNRYFQADGLNDGSDDAQVAVGTRAVAMGALSNASGANSVAIGMQATASASGAFAAGFAANASTEGAVAIGRNAAAGGGASVSIGDGNTASGNGAVAIGDPNVATGDGAVAQGLDNTATGNGALAVGHTNSAIGQGAVALGFQSQAQQAGALAIGDTAVSSVTGAVALGSGSVSDRALAPTTGSIPTGSTAIPIDTTDATLLGAVSVGSGTSYRQITHVADGTQAQDAVTIRQLQGALNAVTTTSSTYFHANSVLGDSLAVGTDSIAVGPTTVVNSDNGIGIGNGAVIDAAAPGAIAIGRDTQVLLASGVAVGSQAQVTAEQGVALGAGSTANHALSVALGSASQTTVGAQSGYTAYALAAPQNSFGEVSVGSAGAERKVTNVAAGSAATDAVNVGQLSTMSQNVVAMFGGGAAVGPGGAITPPSYTIGGNVFNDVGNALANLDGRVTSIEVNGSGGGPGRDPRFAANGDRATASATGSNSVAAGDGASATAANSVAVGANSVADRANTVSVGSTGNARQVVNVAQGTAATDAVNVQQMSNQAAVTLNQANAYTDQQINQIVTLPMQAIEDLRGEVNDEFRATDQRINRQGAMTAAMVHMASSAANIQTLNRVSVGAGYAEGEEALAVGYQRLVKRNVSLSVGAAFSGSEQSAGVGIGIGW